One genomic window of Trichlorobacter lovleyi includes the following:
- a CDS encoding MFS transporter, giving the protein MHPLDQPQPPITIGSPRYRQANLALFCAGFITFVTLYDLQPLLPLFTREFSISPATSSLTLSISTATLAIGMLFSGLTSDAIGRKPVMVTALILTSLLAIATAFSTTLPTLLLIRFAQGAVLAGVPSVAMAYLGEEMDATAIASAMGLYISGNAVGGMSGRVVTAIMADYLPWRSAIGLTGCVSLLLAFSFIRLLPASTRFQKRRLDLRTLLPSLLHHLKDPGMLCLFGVAFLCMGCFISLYNYIGFRLLLKPYSLSQSVISLIFLIYFLGSLSSAMMGRLIQRFGRRFVIRATIAAMACGILLTLPRSLISIIAGIALFTCGFFGVHSIASGWVSRRATSYRAQASSLYLFSYYLGSSISGTLGGYFWSSYAWPGVAAMICLLLLAAFGCTEQLSRRYAEHTT; this is encoded by the coding sequence ATGCACCCACTCGATCAGCCCCAGCCTCCAATCACCATCGGCTCTCCCCGTTACCGGCAGGCCAACCTGGCCTTATTCTGTGCCGGGTTCATCACCTTTGTCACCCTCTACGACCTGCAGCCGCTGTTGCCGCTGTTTACCCGGGAATTCAGCATTTCCCCCGCCACCAGCAGCCTGACACTCTCAATCAGTACCGCCACACTGGCCATCGGCATGCTTTTTTCAGGCCTGACATCAGATGCAATCGGCCGTAAACCGGTCATGGTAACAGCCCTGATCCTGACCTCGTTGCTGGCCATAGCAACCGCCTTTTCCACCACCCTGCCCACCCTGCTCCTGATCCGCTTTGCCCAGGGCGCCGTGCTGGCCGGCGTCCCCTCGGTTGCCATGGCTTACCTGGGTGAGGAGATGGACGCAACCGCCATCGCCTCTGCCATGGGGCTCTATATCAGCGGCAATGCCGTTGGCGGCATGTCAGGCAGGGTGGTTACCGCCATCATGGCCGATTACCTGCCCTGGCGCTCGGCCATCGGCCTGACCGGCTGTGTCAGCCTGTTACTGGCGTTTTCCTTTATCAGGCTGTTGCCGGCCTCAACCCGTTTTCAAAAGCGGCGCCTTGATCTGCGGACTCTGCTGCCCTCCCTGCTGCATCACCTGAAAGATCCGGGCATGCTCTGTCTGTTCGGGGTAGCCTTTCTCTGCATGGGCTGCTTTATCAGTCTCTACAACTACATCGGTTTCCGCCTGCTGCTGAAACCCTATTCCTTAAGTCAGTCTGTTATCAGCCTGATCTTTCTGATCTATTTCCTTGGCTCACTCAGCTCGGCCATGATGGGACGTCTGATACAACGCTTTGGCCGCAGGTTTGTCATCAGGGCCACCATCGCTGCCATGGCCTGCGGCATCCTGCTGACACTGCCCAGATCGCTCATCAGTATCATTGCCGGGATAGCCCTGTTTACCTGCGGTTTTTTCGGGGTTCACAGCATCGCCTCAGGCTGGGTCAGCCGCAGGGCAACCAGTTATCGTGCCCAGGCTTCATCGTTGTACCTGTTTTCCTACTACCTCGGCTCCAGCATCTCCGGCACCCTGGGCGGTTACTTCTGGAGCAGTTACGCCTGGCCCGGTGTTGCTGCGATGATATGCCTGTTACTGTTGGCTGCCTTTGGCTGCACCGAACAGCTCAGTCGCAGATACGCCGAGCACACCACCTGA
- a CDS encoding sigma-54-dependent transcriptional regulator, whose translation MLTETILIIDDESFIRENVQRILNEDGYRVLEASNASEALELVGSDEIDLALLDLNLGPENGLDLLGALKEVNPDLLVIIITGYGSVETAVDALKLGAFDYMKKPFKADALRVIVKLALQTQELKREVRGLRRSGALGLDVPLLGESSCFRQVLDQVREVAKIPTATVLVTGESGTGKELVARAIHSLSDRKEHPFVAVNCASIPTELMESELFGHEKGAFTGAASRKTGLFEEAHNGTIFLDEIGDMYASLQAKLLRVLQERTVRRVGGSKDLPVDLRVIAATNRDLRQRIHIGTFREDLFYRLNVVPLHLPPLRERGTDILLLAKYFLSHFSQAFGKSFKGIEPAAEQMLLSYPWPGNIRELRNIIERICIMAHGPLLVPAHLPPELHQHPATKTSSITDDSLLQGLEISVANYEKQLIASALEQAAGNVVKASLILKIPRGTLRYKMEKYGL comes from the coding sequence ATGCTTACAGAAACGATTCTGATAATAGACGACGAATCATTTATCCGGGAGAATGTCCAGCGGATTCTGAACGAGGATGGCTACCGTGTGCTTGAGGCATCCAACGCCTCGGAAGCGCTTGAACTGGTGGGCAGTGATGAGATTGACCTGGCCCTGCTTGATCTGAACCTGGGGCCTGAGAACGGTCTTGACCTGTTGGGTGCGTTGAAGGAGGTCAATCCGGATCTGCTGGTAATTATTATCACCGGTTACGGTTCGGTTGAAACTGCCGTGGATGCCCTCAAACTGGGGGCCTTTGACTATATGAAGAAACCGTTCAAGGCTGATGCCCTGCGGGTGATTGTCAAACTGGCCCTGCAGACCCAGGAACTGAAGCGGGAAGTCCGCGGCCTGCGGCGTTCAGGCGCCCTGGGACTTGATGTGCCGCTGCTGGGGGAAAGTTCCTGCTTCCGGCAGGTGCTGGATCAGGTGCGGGAGGTGGCCAAAATTCCGACTGCTACGGTGCTGGTAACCGGTGAATCAGGCACCGGCAAAGAGCTGGTGGCCAGGGCGATTCATTCCCTGTCAGATCGCAAGGAGCACCCCTTTGTGGCGGTCAACTGCGCCTCCATCCCCACTGAACTGATGGAAAGTGAGCTGTTTGGCCACGAAAAAGGGGCCTTTACCGGTGCAGCATCCCGCAAGACCGGGCTGTTTGAAGAGGCCCACAACGGCACCATCTTCCTGGATGAAATCGGAGACATGTACGCCAGTCTACAGGCCAAGCTGCTGCGAGTACTGCAGGAACGCACCGTCCGGCGGGTCGGCGGGTCCAAGGACCTGCCGGTTGATCTGCGGGTGATTGCCGCCACCAATCGTGATCTGCGGCAGCGGATACATATCGGCACCTTCCGTGAAGACCTGTTCTACCGGCTCAACGTGGTACCGCTGCACCTGCCCCCCCTGCGTGAACGGGGCACTGATATCCTGTTGCTGGCCAAATATTTTCTTTCCCACTTCAGTCAGGCCTTTGGCAAGTCGTTCAAGGGGATTGAACCTGCTGCAGAACAGATGCTGCTCAGCTATCCCTGGCCGGGCAACATCAGAGAACTGCGCAACATCATCGAGCGGATCTGTATCATGGCCCACGGTCCCCTGCTGGTACCGGCCCATCTACCGCCTGAACTCCATCAGCACCCGGCCACCAAGACATCAAGCATTACTGACGATAGCCTACTACAAGGACTTGAAATCAGTGTAGCCAACTATGAAAAACAGCTGATTGCATCTGCCCTGGAACAGGCTGCCGGAAACGTGGTCAAGGCCTCTTTGATCCTAAAGATTCCCCGGGGTACCCTGCGTTACAAAATGGAGAAATACGGCTTGTAA
- a CDS encoding response regulator produces MALILLIDDEPQVRTVLKGFLQIGGHRVVEAENGRQAHKLLLAEQVDLVITDIVMPESDGFEVIMSSARTDNPPKIIAITGGSPNLTQQTLLAIAQRMPVNKVLAKPVTCEALLAAVQDTLAAPAPHKLS; encoded by the coding sequence ATGGCACTGATTCTACTGATTGATGATGAACCCCAGGTTCGCACCGTCTTGAAAGGCTTTCTGCAGATTGGTGGGCACCGGGTGGTTGAAGCTGAAAACGGCAGACAGGCACACAAACTGCTTTTGGCTGAACAGGTCGATCTGGTAATAACCGACATTGTCATGCCTGAATCCGACGGTTTTGAGGTGATCATGTCCAGCGCACGTACGGACAATCCGCCCAAAATCATCGCCATAACCGGCGGCTCCCCCAACCTGACCCAACAGACCTTGCTGGCAATCGCTCAACGGATGCCGGTTAACAAGGTCCTGGCAAAACCGGTCACCTGCGAAGCACTCCTGGCTGCAGTTCAGGATACCCTGGCAGCCCCTGCCCCTCACAAATTATCTTAA
- a CDS encoding two-component system sensor histidine kinase NtrB, which yields MKQIFKNISGLKSMFTLFLGRFLPLALFTLLASGAIFLLERSSHLDLLYKFGKIQSVDERSPLTSALQQHQLVTISAVTFLALLIAAPIAWMRALKQRNELIVEHQNRENLRSIKLLLDSTIEGIYGTDEEGRCILANRSCARLLGYSSTEQLLGKNMHQLMHHSHADGTPYPETECRAHRMITTGAAPALVTDEVFWRQDGSAFPVSYSVHPIQEQDRIIGMVCTFVDISERRQLEDQLRHAQKMEAAGQLAGGIAHDFNNILQIISGNTQILQYDLKQTSPDPPQLKEILKAVERGTALTRSMLAFSRKQTINSIPLELNQLVKDSQLLAQKLLHKNTTLQLELAETALIITADEVLLQQVLFNLITNARDAMPTGGTITIATAERLLDEQSIGGAKDRIPGTYAVLMVQDTGQGIPEEIRQKIFEPFFTTKEVGKGTGLGLAMVYGTVKQHGGFVQVESQAGQGSCFSVFLPAVAACLMPNQNGTT from the coding sequence GTGAAACAGATTTTCAAAAACATATCCGGTCTTAAATCCATGTTCACCCTCTTTCTGGGGCGTTTCCTGCCGCTTGCACTGTTTACCCTGCTGGCGAGCGGGGCAATTTTTTTGCTTGAACGAAGCAGCCACCTGGATCTGCTCTACAAGTTCGGCAAAATACAGTCCGTTGATGAGCGTTCCCCTTTAACCAGTGCCCTGCAGCAACATCAACTTGTCACCATTTCAGCCGTTACGTTCCTAGCACTCCTGATTGCCGCCCCGATCGCCTGGATGCGGGCCTTAAAGCAGCGTAACGAGCTAATTGTGGAACATCAAAATCGGGAAAACCTGCGCAGTATCAAGCTACTGCTCGATTCAACCATTGAAGGGATCTACGGCACTGACGAAGAGGGGCGCTGTATCCTGGCCAACCGCTCCTGCGCCCGCCTGCTGGGATACAGTTCGACGGAACAACTGTTGGGTAAAAACATGCATCAACTGATGCACCACAGCCATGCCGATGGCACTCCCTACCCTGAAACAGAATGCAGGGCGCACCGCATGATTACCACCGGGGCAGCACCGGCACTGGTTACCGATGAAGTCTTCTGGCGGCAGGATGGCAGCGCTTTTCCGGTTTCCTACAGTGTCCATCCGATTCAGGAACAGGACCGGATCATCGGCATGGTCTGCACTTTTGTTGATATCTCTGAACGCCGCCAGCTTGAAGACCAGTTACGCCACGCACAGAAGATGGAGGCTGCCGGCCAGCTGGCAGGCGGGATCGCCCATGACTTTAACAACATCCTGCAGATCATCTCTGGCAACACCCAGATCCTGCAGTATGACTTGAAGCAAACCAGTCCAGACCCGCCACAACTGAAGGAAATTCTTAAGGCGGTTGAACGGGGTACTGCCCTTACCCGCAGCATGCTCGCCTTCAGTCGCAAACAAACCATCAACAGCATCCCGCTGGAATTGAATCAGTTGGTCAAGGATTCGCAACTTCTGGCCCAGAAATTGCTGCATAAAAATACGACGCTGCAGCTTGAGCTGGCTGAAACAGCCCTGATCATTACAGCCGATGAAGTATTGCTGCAGCAGGTGCTGTTCAACCTTATCACCAACGCGCGGGATGCCATGCCAACAGGCGGTACCATAACAATTGCCACGGCGGAGCGCTTGCTTGACGAGCAGAGTATTGGCGGGGCCAAGGACAGAATACCGGGAACCTATGCGGTACTGATGGTACAGGATACAGGTCAGGGAATCCCTGAAGAAATCAGACAGAAGATCTTTGAACCGTTTTTCACCACTAAAGAGGTGGGCAAAGGCACCGGTTTAGGCCTGGCCATGGTATATGGTACGGTCAAACAGCATGGCGGGTTTGTGCAGGTTGAGTCACAAGCAGGTCAGGGCAGCTGTTTTTCAGTGTTTCTTCCGGCTGTTGCAGCCTGTCTGATGCCGAATCAAAACGGCACCACATAG
- a CDS encoding PAS domain-containing sensor histidine kinase, which yields MIRPTIFRKFLIASLLIALLPLLVASIFQFSGLEQVRDRLALEISNSAEQQAAEGLQMRARQVADNIADYLYRREDDLRFLSRFAADRQVLLSFWKQQRSEVWERRAVAANQVREVREQLPIYRSFALIDANGQEQMVLKDGRFLPPAELRNVALPAFTEFKSETYFQAIKSMQPGQIHVTHLTGFHVNKQQQLAGADEPEQALGSRYEGVIRFGMPLYGPDGRFNGAFVISMDHRHLMEFTQHIDPGPHFSTVFPSYKSGNYAFLFDDEGWIITHPKLWDIRGVDRQGRLVPPYTDRSSARSIEAGTIPFNLDYAGFIHPNYPKASALVRKQQSGVLELTNVGGARKIMAYAPILYNTGPYKRHGIFGGITIGYQVDQFQQQASAGSHLITSKLKEYRQKSALFISLAALVAALAAWLLARGITRPLQHLSEGARRLANGETGNRVVVKGSDELAELALAFNAMVAELEQRKANLVATLEQLQESRQAILDERNFKESILESISSAITTFAPDGTLTSRNSTVESFLGRSWPLGSHYATVFDGWEALPARIGRAFSEGSGYGREPLKVEQDGRIRHFDVGIFPIGEHAERGLTVTLRDETIREDLREETVRLERLASLGKLAAGISHEIRNPLTGISLLLDDLHDRAQLGDKDREMLTKAMAEIERMERLISALLTFAAPPRSRFAPGNPGEAAEDVVMLMQRACQRQGIVLNLERSPLPNCLIDAEKIRQALLNLLKNALEALPLGGTITMTINRDSHDALITVTDSGHGIPAQDLPLIFEPFFTRKGAGTGLGLSITRQIIEEHGGSISVDSAFGHGTSFRIRLPLLQVLPGAVSI from the coding sequence ATGATCAGACCGACTATCTTCAGAAAATTTCTGATCGCCTCGCTGCTGATAGCGCTGCTGCCGCTTTTGGTTGCCTCAATTTTCCAGTTTTCAGGACTTGAACAGGTGCGGGACCGGCTGGCGCTGGAAATCAGCAACAGCGCCGAACAACAGGCCGCTGAAGGGCTGCAGATGCGGGCCCGTCAGGTGGCCGACAACATTGCCGACTACCTTTACCGCCGCGAAGACGACCTGCGTTTTTTAAGCCGTTTTGCCGCTGACCGACAGGTGCTGCTCTCCTTCTGGAAACAGCAGCGCAGCGAGGTCTGGGAACGCCGTGCCGTTGCAGCCAACCAGGTCCGTGAGGTTCGGGAGCAGTTGCCGATCTACCGCTCCTTTGCCCTGATCGATGCAAACGGTCAGGAGCAGATGGTACTGAAGGATGGCCGCTTCCTGCCCCCTGCAGAGTTGCGCAACGTTGCCCTGCCGGCATTCACTGAATTCAAAAGCGAGACCTACTTCCAGGCCATCAAAAGCATGCAGCCGGGGCAGATCCATGTCACCCACCTGACCGGCTTTCATGTCAACAAACAGCAACAGCTGGCCGGGGCCGATGAGCCTGAACAGGCACTGGGCAGCCGCTATGAAGGGGTGATCCGTTTCGGCATGCCGCTGTATGGGCCGGATGGGCGCTTTAATGGGGCCTTTGTCATCTCCATGGATCATCGCCACCTGATGGAGTTTACCCAACACATTGATCCGGGCCCCCATTTTTCAACCGTTTTTCCCTCCTACAAAAGCGGCAACTACGCCTTTCTGTTTGATGATGAAGGCTGGATCATCACCCACCCCAAGTTGTGGGATATCCGTGGTGTTGACCGGCAGGGCCGCCTGGTACCGCCCTACACCGACCGTTCTTCCGCCCGCAGTATTGAGGCGGGCACCATTCCATTCAATCTGGATTACGCCGGTTTTATCCACCCCAACTACCCCAAGGCCTCGGCGTTAGTCAGAAAACAGCAAAGCGGTGTGCTTGAACTGACCAACGTGGGCGGTGCCCGCAAGATCATGGCCTATGCCCCGATCCTGTATAATACCGGCCCGTATAAACGGCACGGCATCTTTGGCGGCATAACCATCGGGTACCAGGTTGACCAGTTCCAGCAACAGGCCAGCGCCGGCAGTCATCTCATAACCAGCAAACTGAAAGAATACCGCCAGAAAAGCGCTCTATTCATCTCGTTGGCAGCCTTGGTTGCAGCGCTGGCTGCCTGGCTGCTGGCACGGGGCATCACCCGCCCGCTGCAGCACCTCAGTGAGGGTGCCCGCCGCCTAGCCAACGGGGAAACCGGCAATCGTGTTGTGGTGAAGGGCAGTGACGAACTGGCAGAACTGGCCTTGGCCTTTAATGCCATGGTGGCAGAACTTGAACAGCGTAAAGCCAATCTTGTTGCAACCCTTGAACAGTTGCAGGAATCCCGGCAGGCCATTCTGGATGAACGCAACTTCAAGGAAAGCATTCTGGAAAGTATCTCCAGTGCCATCACCACCTTTGCGCCCGACGGCACCCTCACCTCACGCAACAGCACGGTCGAGAGTTTTCTGGGAAGAAGCTGGCCGCTCGGCAGCCATTACGCCACTGTCTTTGACGGTTGGGAGGCCTTGCCGGCCAGGATCGGCCGCGCCTTTAGCGAAGGTAGCGGTTATGGCCGTGAACCGCTCAAGGTGGAACAGGATGGCAGGATCCGGCACTTTGACGTCGGCATCTTTCCGATTGGCGAACACGCAGAACGGGGATTGACCGTAACGTTGCGGGATGAGACCATCCGGGAGGATTTGCGGGAGGAAACGGTCCGGCTTGAACGGCTGGCCTCACTGGGGAAACTGGCAGCCGGCATCTCCCATGAGATCCGTAATCCTCTGACCGGCATCTCGCTGCTGCTGGACGACCTGCATGACCGTGCTCAACTGGGTGACAAAGATCGTGAGATGCTGACCAAAGCCATGGCCGAGATCGAACGGATGGAACGGCTGATCTCGGCCCTGTTGACCTTTGCAGCCCCGCCCCGCTCACGCTTTGCACCGGGCAACCCGGGTGAAGCTGCCGAAGATGTGGTGATGCTGATGCAGCGTGCCTGTCAACGGCAGGGGATTGTCCTGAACCTTGAACGCAGTCCGTTGCCAAACTGCCTGATTGATGCGGAAAAAATCCGCCAGGCCTTGCTGAACCTCTTGAAAAACGCCCTGGAGGCCCTGCCGCTGGGAGGAACGATCACCATGACCATCAACCGCGATAGCCATGATGCACTGATAACGGTTACCGACTCCGGTCACGGTATCCCGGCCCAGGACCTGCCATTGATCTTTGAGCCGTTCTTTACCCGTAAAGGCGCCGGCACCGGGCTTGGGCTCTCCATCACCCGCCAGATTATTGAGGAACATGGCGGCAGTATCAGCGTGGACTCGGCATTTGGCCACGGCACCAGTTTCAGGATCCGTCTGCCGCTGCTGCAGGTACTTCCCGGTGCTGTTTCAATATGA
- a CDS encoding UbiD family decarboxylase, translated as MGYRNLQDCVEDLERHGMLRRIEVPVDPYLEAGSIQRRVYQAGGPALLFTQVTGSAFPMLGNLFGTLERTRFIFRDTLRTIETLVKLKVNPFQALQEPARLLGAPLGALHLLPKRVSQSQAPSLSCRTKLSALPRLVSWPKDGGAFITLPQVYSEDPAKPGFGKSNLGMYRVQISGNQYQPDKQVGLHYQIHRGIGVHHQEAIRRGERLKVNVFVGGAPSMSVAAVMPLPEGMPELSFAGLLGGHRIAMAALPGCLPIPAEADFCIVGSIDPHATLPEGPFGDHLGYYSLTHPFPFIEVEAVYHRPDAIWPFTTVGRPPQEDTSFGAFIHELTGDLIPTVLPGIKAVHAVDAAGVHPLLLAIGSERYTPYDGVTRPLELLTQANAVLGQGQLSLAKYLLIVAEQDNPQLDIHDIGAMFSHLLERVDWQRDLHFQTATTIDTLDYSGGGFNSGSKLVMAAAGRIRRCLLTELPGDIPVPSGWSDPALALPGVLVLQGSIPVPDNGESDQAIQALCSFWEQRPLPDGIALVVIVDDSAFCSRSLDNFLWVAFTRSNPAADIYGVGAATRQRHWGCRGPLVIDARRKPFHAPALEEDPAVEKRIEELASAGGPLYGLF; from the coding sequence ATGGGATACAGAAATCTTCAGGATTGTGTCGAGGACCTGGAACGTCATGGCATGCTGCGCCGGATTGAGGTGCCGGTTGATCCCTATCTTGAGGCCGGCAGTATCCAGCGCCGGGTCTATCAGGCTGGCGGCCCTGCGCTTTTGTTTACCCAGGTGACCGGTTCTGCCTTTCCGATGCTGGGCAACCTGTTTGGTACCCTGGAACGGACCCGCTTTATCTTCCGTGACACCCTGCGAACCATCGAGACCCTGGTGAAGCTGAAGGTGAATCCCTTTCAGGCCCTACAGGAACCGGCCCGTTTGCTGGGAGCTCCATTGGGAGCCCTGCACCTGTTACCGAAGCGGGTGTCACAGTCCCAGGCCCCATCGCTGAGCTGCCGGACAAAACTTTCGGCACTGCCCCGACTGGTCTCATGGCCCAAGGATGGCGGCGCCTTTATCACCCTGCCACAGGTCTATAGTGAAGATCCGGCCAAGCCCGGTTTTGGCAAATCCAACCTGGGGATGTACCGGGTCCAGATCTCCGGCAATCAGTATCAACCGGACAAGCAGGTCGGCCTGCATTATCAGATTCATCGCGGTATCGGTGTTCACCATCAGGAGGCGATCCGTCGGGGGGAGCGTCTGAAGGTGAACGTGTTTGTGGGAGGTGCCCCCTCCATGTCGGTGGCAGCGGTCATGCCGTTACCGGAAGGGATGCCGGAGCTCTCCTTTGCCGGCCTGCTGGGAGGACACCGGATCGCCATGGCAGCACTGCCGGGCTGTTTGCCAATACCGGCTGAAGCGGATTTCTGTATTGTCGGCTCCATTGATCCCCATGCCACCCTACCGGAAGGCCCTTTTGGTGATCATCTGGGCTATTACAGCCTGACCCACCCCTTTCCGTTTATTGAGGTTGAGGCGGTCTATCACCGTCCTGATGCGATCTGGCCCTTTACCACGGTGGGGCGGCCGCCCCAGGAGGATACCTCCTTTGGTGCCTTTATCCATGAGCTGACCGGCGACCTGATCCCCACGGTATTGCCCGGCATCAAGGCGGTGCATGCCGTGGATGCCGCCGGGGTGCATCCGTTGCTGCTGGCCATCGGCTCTGAACGCTACACCCCCTATGACGGTGTGACCCGTCCTTTGGAGTTACTGACCCAGGCCAATGCCGTTCTGGGGCAGGGGCAGCTTTCCCTGGCAAAATACCTGTTGATTGTTGCTGAACAGGATAACCCGCAACTGGATATTCATGATATTGGCGCCATGTTCAGCCATCTGCTGGAGCGGGTGGACTGGCAGCGTGACCTGCATTTCCAGACCGCTACCACCATTGATACCCTGGATTATTCCGGTGGCGGCTTCAACAGCGGTTCCAAGCTGGTCATGGCTGCCGCAGGTCGGATCAGGCGTTGTTTGCTGACGGAGCTGCCGGGCGATATTCCTGTGCCGTCCGGTTGGTCAGATCCAGCCCTGGCATTGCCCGGTGTGCTGGTGCTGCAGGGCAGTATCCCGGTCCCGGACAATGGCGAATCTGATCAGGCAATTCAGGCACTCTGCAGCTTCTGGGAGCAACGCCCTCTGCCCGATGGGATCGCCTTGGTAGTCATTGTTGATGACAGTGCGTTCTGCAGCCGTTCTCTGGATAACTTTCTGTGGGTTGCCTTTACCCGTTCGAACCCTGCTGCAGATATCTACGGTGTCGGGGCCGCAACGCGGCAGCGGCACTGGGGGTGTAGAGGACCACTGGTGATCGATGCACGCAGGAAACCGTTTCATGCCCCGGCGTTGGAGGAGGATCCGGCTGTTGAAAAGCGGATTGAAGAGCTGGCTTCTGCAGGGGGCCCGCTTTACGGCCTGTTTTAG
- a CDS encoding chemotaxis protein CheW — protein MSTTALVKSGDVTTSGDQLIQLVSFMLSNEEYGVEVLKVREIIRMPGITKMPNTPHYVEGIINLRGKVIPIISMRKRFGLAESDYDNHTRIMVMDVAGGLTGFIVDAVSEVIRIHSSEIQPPPTMVSGNIDQEFITGVFNHADRLLIIMDVDRMFSQQEREYFGSVGE, from the coding sequence ATGTCAACCACAGCCCTGGTAAAAAGCGGAGATGTCACCACAAGCGGAGACCAGTTGATCCAGTTGGTCAGTTTCATGCTCAGCAACGAAGAGTACGGTGTTGAAGTGTTGAAGGTGCGGGAGATCATCCGTATGCCCGGCATCACCAAGATGCCCAACACTCCTCATTATGTTGAGGGAATTATCAACCTGCGGGGCAAGGTGATTCCGATTATCTCAATGCGTAAGCGTTTTGGCTTGGCTGAGTCGGACTATGACAACCATACCCGCATTATGGTTATGGATGTTGCCGGCGGGCTGACCGGTTTCATTGTGGATGCGGTTTCCGAGGTTATCAGGATTCATTCCAGCGAGATTCAGCCTCCCCCCACCATGGTCTCCGGCAATATTGATCAGGAGTTCATTACCGGCGTGTTCAACCATGCTGACCGTCTGTTGATCATCATGGATGTGGACCGGATGTTCTCACAGCAGGAGCGGGAGTACTTTGGCAGTGTAGGTGAGTAG